One Streptomyces sp. NBC_00554 DNA segment encodes these proteins:
- a CDS encoding GntR family transcriptional regulator: MEAIPRTLLRDRAYEAIRDAIVAGDIAPGAVVKDAELAERLGLSRAPVRDAFSRLVDEGLLESKPQSYTRVTPVVAADVRDAAAVVGAMHELVTRAALPRLLAEHIGAMRESNARFAAAVRDGDVSAALRADDELHDVLVRVSGNGAAAATVARYTPLIRRLERRRFGEGGNCRSAGLHDELIDACAVGDVDEAVRVTAEIWRGLEDLADLDT; encoded by the coding sequence ATGGAAGCGATACCTCGGACCCTGCTCAGGGACCGCGCGTACGAGGCGATACGGGACGCCATCGTGGCCGGCGACATCGCGCCAGGCGCGGTCGTGAAGGACGCCGAACTGGCCGAGCGCCTCGGGCTTTCGCGGGCGCCCGTACGGGATGCCTTCTCCCGGCTCGTCGACGAAGGCCTGCTGGAGTCCAAGCCGCAGAGCTACACGCGGGTGACCCCTGTCGTGGCCGCCGATGTCCGCGACGCCGCGGCCGTCGTCGGCGCCATGCACGAGCTGGTCACCCGGGCGGCGCTGCCCCGGCTTCTCGCCGAGCACATCGGTGCCATGCGGGAGTCCAACGCGCGCTTCGCCGCGGCCGTGCGCGACGGTGACGTGTCCGCCGCGCTGCGTGCCGACGACGAGCTGCACGACGTACTCGTCCGGGTGAGCGGGAATGGTGCCGCCGCCGCCACCGTCGCCCGCTACACCCCGCTCATCCGGCGCCTTGAGCGGCGCCGGTTCGGCGAGGGCGGCAACTGCCGTTCGGCCGGGCTGCACGACGAGTTGATCGACGCCTGTGCCGTCGGCGACGTGGACGAGGCCGTCCGCGTCACGGCGGAGATCTGGCGTGGCCTCGAAGACCTGGCCGATCTCGATACCTGA
- a CDS encoding 1-aminocyclopropane-1-carboxylate deaminase: protein MSLDSYARYPLLFGPSPVHPLERLTKHLGGASLWAKREDCNSGVAYGGNKTRKLEYLVADALAQGCDTLVSIGGVQSNHTRQVAACAARAGLKCVLVQESWVEWPDSVYDKVGNILISRLAGADVRLVRAGFGIGFKESWERALAEVVEAGGKPYAIPAGASDHPLGGLGFAGWAYEVAEQERELGVFFDTVVVCSVTGSTQAGMVAGFAALEEVGGRSRRVVGIDASAAPARTREQVARIAHGTGQLIGVQKELTEADVELDERYHAGTYGIPDEATLDAMRLAARTEGMVTDPVYEGKSMAGMVDLVARGEIAGDSTVLYAHLGGQPALNAYSALF from the coding sequence ATGTCACTTGACTCGTATGCCCGTTACCCCCTGCTCTTCGGTCCCTCGCCCGTGCACCCGTTGGAGCGGCTCACCAAGCACCTTGGTGGCGCCTCGCTCTGGGCCAAGCGGGAGGACTGCAACTCCGGGGTTGCTTACGGGGGGAACAAGACCCGCAAGCTGGAGTACCTCGTCGCCGACGCGCTTGCCCAGGGCTGCGACACGCTTGTTTCCATTGGTGGGGTGCAGTCCAACCACACCCGTCAGGTCGCGGCCTGCGCGGCGCGGGCCGGGCTGAAGTGTGTTCTGGTTCAGGAGAGTTGGGTGGAGTGGCCCGACTCCGTCTACGACAAGGTCGGGAACATCCTGATCAGCCGGCTCGCCGGTGCCGACGTACGGCTCGTGCGGGCCGGGTTCGGGATCGGGTTCAAGGAGAGCTGGGAGCGGGCGCTGGCTGAGGTGGTGGAGGCGGGCGGTAAGCCGTATGCCATTCCGGCGGGGGCTTCCGATCATCCGCTGGGCGGGCTGGGGTTTGCCGGCTGGGCCTACGAAGTCGCCGAGCAGGAGCGGGAGTTGGGGGTTTTCTTCGACACCGTTGTGGTGTGTTCGGTGACCGGGTCCACCCAGGCCGGGATGGTCGCCGGGTTCGCCGCACTGGAGGAGGTGGGTGGGCGGTCGCGGCGTGTTGTCGGGATCGACGCGTCGGCTGCGCCTGCGCGTACCCGTGAGCAGGTTGCCCGGATTGCCCACGGGACGGGGCAACTCATCGGTGTGCAGAAGGAGTTGACCGAGGCGGACGTCGAGCTGGACGAGCGGTATCACGCGGGGACTTATGGGATACCCGATGAGGCCACGCTGGACGCGATGCGGCTTGCCGCGCGGACGGAGGGGATGGTTACCGACCCCGTGTACGAGGGGAAGTCGATGGCCGGGATGGTGGATCTGGTGGCGCGGGGGGAGATCGCGGGGGACTCGACCGTGCTGTACGCGCATCTGGGCGGGCAGCCTGCGTTGAACGCCTACAGTGCGTTGTTCTGA
- a CDS encoding TetR/AcrR family transcriptional regulator codes for MAQVKPMRADARRNYERLLKEAAVAFAEHGEGASLDDIAKKAGVGSGTLYRHFPTRRALLEAVYVDTIEAIAARADAIAAVLPPGEALVEWLNELSLSMIQVRGLKALLGSAVAESSPAVRTACGTSLNRAVARLVEAAQLEGTLRGDVLPVEVLRLALGVASASELTDGEGKQIRRYLALLTEGLRP; via the coding sequence ATGGCGCAGGTCAAGCCGATGCGGGCGGATGCGCGGCGGAACTATGAGCGGCTGCTCAAAGAGGCGGCGGTCGCCTTCGCCGAGCACGGGGAGGGTGCGTCGCTCGACGACATCGCGAAGAAGGCCGGGGTCGGGTCCGGGACGCTGTACCGGCACTTTCCTACGCGGCGGGCGCTGTTGGAGGCCGTGTACGTCGACACCATCGAGGCGATTGCCGCTCGCGCGGACGCGATCGCGGCGGTGTTGCCGCCTGGCGAGGCGCTGGTGGAGTGGCTGAACGAGCTGAGCCTGTCCATGATCCAGGTCCGCGGGCTGAAGGCGCTGCTGGGGAGTGCTGTCGCGGAGTCGAGCCCCGCCGTGCGCACTGCGTGCGGGACCTCGCTGAACAGGGCGGTCGCTCGGCTGGTCGAGGCGGCTCAGCTTGAGGGGACGCTGCGGGGGGATGTGCTGCCTGTCGAGGTTTTGCGGCTGGCTCTTGGGGTGGCCAGTGCGTCGGAGCTGACTGACGGCGAGGGGAAGCAGATCCGGCGGTATCTGGCGCTGCTCACGGAGGGGCTTCGGCCTTAA
- a CDS encoding TerD family protein, producing the protein MTPGSNIPLPVARVTVDVAAPVRLDVSSLLLTADGKVRSDDDFIFYNQPTGPGVTYRSGGGTAPDAITVDTSAVPPGIEKIVVTASPDAAGQTFQGIEPTATIRNADDNSVLASFTPPQLGSETALVIVEVYLRNGAWKARAVGQGYANGLAGIATDFGVSVEEPTPAAPQPTPAPQPQVTTPPPPSAPPTTTAAPTPPPSGKINLDKGRVSLQKNQTVSLVKGGRPLLSQVKMGLGWEPAFRGKDIDLDASVIAYGPQRNHIDSCYFGKLSIVNGAIKHSGDNLTGEGGGDDEVIVVDLGRLPQEVTGLVFTVNSFSGQKFTEVAKAYCRLLDAATGEELVRFDLTSAEAQTGVIMAKLIKQFSGEWEMTALGDFVKSRTVRGMVKPAAQAL; encoded by the coding sequence ATGACCCCCGGCTCGAACATCCCTCTCCCCGTCGCCCGCGTGACGGTGGACGTCGCCGCCCCGGTGCGGCTCGACGTTTCGAGCCTGCTGCTCACCGCCGACGGCAAGGTGCGCTCCGACGACGACTTCATCTTCTACAACCAGCCCACGGGCCCGGGAGTGACCTACCGCTCGGGCGGCGGCACGGCCCCCGACGCGATCACGGTCGACACGTCCGCGGTCCCCCCGGGCATCGAGAAGATCGTCGTCACGGCAAGCCCGGACGCCGCGGGCCAGACCTTCCAGGGCATCGAACCCACGGCCACGATCCGCAACGCGGACGACAACTCCGTACTGGCGTCGTTCACCCCGCCCCAGCTGGGCTCGGAAACGGCCCTGGTGATCGTGGAGGTCTACCTCCGCAACGGCGCCTGGAAGGCCCGAGCCGTAGGCCAGGGCTACGCAAACGGCCTGGCAGGCATCGCCACAGACTTCGGCGTCTCGGTGGAGGAACCGACCCCGGCAGCACCCCAGCCGACCCCCGCCCCGCAGCCCCAGGTGACGACCCCGCCGCCCCCGTCGGCTCCCCCCACCACGACCGCGGCCCCCACCCCTCCCCCCTCCGGCAAGATCAACCTGGACAAGGGCCGGGTGAGCCTCCAGAAGAACCAGACCGTCTCCCTGGTCAAGGGCGGCCGCCCGCTGCTCTCCCAGGTCAAGATGGGCCTCGGCTGGGAGCCCGCGTTCCGCGGCAAGGACATCGACCTGGACGCCTCGGTCATCGCGTACGGCCCGCAGCGCAACCACATCGACAGCTGCTACTTCGGCAAGCTCTCCATCGTCAACGGCGCGATCAAGCACTCCGGCGACAACCTCACGGGCGAGGGCGGCGGCGACGACGAGGTGATCGTCGTAGACCTGGGCCGTCTCCCCCAGGAGGTCACGGGCCTGGTCTTCACGGTCAACTCCTTCTCCGGCCAGAAGTTCACCGAGGTCGCCAAGGCCTACTGCCGCCTCCTGGACGCCGCCACAGGCGAGGAACTGGTCCGCTTCGACCTCACCAGCGCCGAAGCCCAGACAGGCGTCATCATGGCCAAGCTGATCAAGCAGTTCTCCGGCGAATGGGAAATGACGGCCCTGGGCGACTTCGTCAAGTCCCGCACAGTCCGCGGCATGGTGAAGCCAGCAGCCCAGGCCCTCTGA
- a CDS encoding zinc-dependent alcohol dehydrogenase family protein → MKAAVIESVGRAVVAEVPDPTPGPREVVVEVAACGLCGTDLHILQGEFAPKLPIVPGHEFAGEVVAVGTQVTELSTGDRVAVDPSLYCYECRYCRSGHNNLCERWAAIGVTTAGGAAQFAVAPVANCVKLPEHVRTQDAALVEPLSCAVRGYDVLQSRLGAHVLIYGSGTMGLMMLELAKRTGAASVDMVDLNQQRLSTAQLLGVSSSATTADELDRPQGWDLVIDATGNAAAIQDGLDRVAKAGTFLQFGVADYATRVTIDPYRIYNQEITITGSMAVLHSFERAAELFATGVLDPDIFISDRMPLTSYPQALEQFASGVGRKIVVVP, encoded by the coding sequence ATGAAGGCCGCAGTCATCGAGTCCGTCGGCCGCGCCGTGGTGGCCGAGGTCCCGGACCCGACGCCGGGCCCCCGAGAGGTCGTCGTCGAGGTCGCCGCCTGCGGCCTCTGCGGCACCGACCTGCACATCCTCCAGGGCGAGTTCGCTCCCAAGCTGCCGATCGTGCCGGGTCACGAGTTCGCGGGCGAGGTGGTCGCCGTCGGCACCCAGGTAACGGAACTCTCGACCGGCGACCGCGTAGCGGTGGACCCCTCCCTCTACTGCTACGAGTGCCGCTACTGCCGTTCGGGCCACAACAACCTCTGCGAACGCTGGGCAGCGATCGGCGTCACCACAGCCGGCGGAGCCGCCCAGTTCGCCGTAGCCCCCGTGGCCAACTGCGTAAAGCTCCCCGAGCACGTCCGCACCCAGGACGCGGCCCTGGTCGAACCCCTGTCCTGCGCGGTACGCGGCTACGACGTCCTGCAGTCCCGCCTCGGCGCCCATGTCCTGATCTACGGCTCCGGAACGATGGGCCTGATGATGCTGGAGCTGGCGAAGCGCACGGGCGCGGCGAGCGTGGACATGGTGGACCTCAACCAGCAGCGCCTGTCGACGGCCCAACTGCTGGGGGTCTCCTCCTCGGCCACGACCGCCGACGAACTGGACCGCCCGCAGGGCTGGGACCTGGTCATCGACGCGACCGGCAACGCGGCCGCGATCCAGGACGGCCTGGACCGCGTAGCAAAGGCCGGCACCTTCCTCCAGTTCGGAGTGGCCGACTACGCAACCCGCGTGACGATCGACCCGTACCGCATCTACAACCAAGAAATCACGATCACCGGCTCCATGGCGGTGCTCCACAGCTTCGAACGAGCGGCGGAACTGTTCGCGACCGGTGTCCTGGACCCCGACATCTTCATCAGCGACCGCATGCCGCTGACCAGCTACCCACAGGCGCTGGAGCAGTTCGCATCGGGAGTGGGAAGGAAGATCGTAGTAGTGCCATAA
- a CDS encoding carbohydrate ABC transporter permease: MTATATPARTTPAPPTHPTRRRRGAGLGLAAWLLGIIFFLPIAWMALTSFHSESDAATNPPSFGAALTLDGYREFFGTGGGASPWPALLNSVTASLASTLLVLLLAFPAAYALSIRPVKKWTNVLFFFLSTKMLPVVAGLLPIYLFAKNTGMLDNIWLLVILYTSMNLPIAVWMMQSFLAEVPVAVIEAAQIDGAKLPTILARIVAPISAPGIAATALICFIFSWNELLFARVLTGVVAETAPVFLTGFITSQGLFLAKVCAASLVISLPVLAAGFAAQDKLVQGLSLGAVK; this comes from the coding sequence ATGACTGCGACAGCAACACCCGCACGTACGACCCCCGCTCCCCCCACGCACCCCACTCGCCGCAGGCGGGGAGCAGGCCTGGGCCTGGCCGCCTGGCTCCTGGGAATCATCTTCTTCCTCCCCATCGCCTGGATGGCCCTGACCTCCTTCCACTCCGAGTCGGACGCGGCGACCAACCCCCCGTCCTTCGGCGCGGCCCTCACCCTCGACGGCTACCGCGAGTTCTTCGGCACCGGCGGCGGCGCGAGCCCCTGGCCCGCGCTCCTCAACTCGGTCACGGCGTCACTGGCCTCCACCCTCCTCGTCCTGCTCCTCGCCTTCCCGGCGGCGTACGCGCTCTCCATCCGCCCGGTGAAGAAGTGGACGAACGTCCTGTTCTTCTTCCTCTCGACGAAGATGCTCCCGGTCGTGGCGGGCCTCCTCCCGATCTACCTCTTCGCGAAGAACACCGGAATGCTGGACAACATCTGGCTCCTGGTCATCCTCTACACCTCCATGAACCTGCCGATCGCGGTGTGGATGATGCAGTCCTTCCTGGCCGAAGTCCCAGTGGCTGTCATCGAAGCGGCGCAGATAGACGGCGCGAAGCTGCCCACGATCCTCGCTCGCATCGTGGCCCCGATCTCCGCACCCGGAATCGCCGCGACGGCCCTGATCTGCTTCATCTTCAGCTGGAACGAACTCCTCTTCGCCAGGGTCCTCACCGGCGTGGTCGCGGAAACCGCCCCCGTCTTCCTGACCGGCTTCATCACCAGCCAGGGCCTGTTCCTGGCGAAGGTGTGCGCAGCCTCGCTCGTCATCTCCCTGCCGGTGCTCGCCGCGGGGTTCGCCGCCCAGGACAAGCTGGTCCAGGGCCTGTCGTTGGGAGCCGTGAAATGA
- a CDS encoding carbohydrate ABC transporter permease: MTATTTAPLATASVSATRKPPSDRIRAWATRAPLLPALIFMIAVTQLPFVATLVISFFDWNALYPDARHFTGFSNYTDVLTDADLRHSVWTTVLLTVTVVLASLVLGLLLALLLDRKFRGRGIVRTLLIAPFLVVPVAAALLWKHVLYNPEYGLFNGLLHYVGGPEPDWISNTPLLAVEASLVWQWTPFMMLILLAGLQSRDHQQIEAAKVDGASDWQVFRYLTLPHLRRYLELGALLGSIYIVQNFDAVFTITSGGLGTANLPYTVYQSFYQAHENGLASAAGVLVVIGSIIIATFALRVVSSLFREEVSR, translated from the coding sequence ATGACCGCCACGACAACAGCCCCCCTTGCCACCGCTTCGGTAAGCGCCACCCGCAAGCCGCCCTCGGACCGGATACGCGCCTGGGCCACCCGCGCCCCACTCCTCCCCGCCCTCATCTTCATGATCGCCGTGACCCAGCTCCCGTTCGTGGCCACGCTGGTGATCTCCTTCTTCGACTGGAACGCCCTCTACCCGGACGCCCGCCACTTCACGGGCTTCAGCAACTACACGGACGTCCTGACCGACGCCGACCTGCGCCACTCGGTCTGGACGACGGTCCTCCTGACCGTGACGGTGGTCCTGGCCAGCCTGGTCCTCGGCCTGCTCCTGGCCCTGCTCCTGGACCGCAAGTTCCGCGGCCGGGGCATCGTCCGAACCCTCCTGATCGCACCGTTCCTGGTGGTCCCGGTGGCGGCGGCCCTGCTCTGGAAGCATGTGCTCTACAACCCGGAGTACGGCCTCTTCAACGGCTTGCTGCACTATGTGGGCGGCCCGGAACCGGACTGGATCTCCAACACCCCGCTCCTGGCGGTCGAGGCGTCCCTCGTCTGGCAGTGGACCCCGTTCATGATGCTGATCCTGCTCGCGGGCCTGCAGAGCCGCGATCACCAGCAGATCGAGGCCGCGAAGGTGGACGGCGCCAGCGACTGGCAGGTCTTCCGCTACCTCACCCTCCCCCACCTGCGCCGCTACCTCGAACTGGGCGCCCTCCTGGGCTCGATCTACATCGTCCAGAACTTCGACGCGGTCTTCACCATCACCTCGGGCGGCCTGGGCACGGCGAACCTCCCCTACACCGTCTACCAGAGCTTCTACCAGGCCCACGAGAACGGCCTCGCCTCCGCCGCCGGCGTCCTGGTCGTCATCGGCTCGATCATCATCGCGACCTTCGCGCTCCGCGTGGTCTCGTCCCTGTTCCGCGAGGAGGTGTCCCGCTGA